From Haloarcula rubripromontorii:
CCGCGTGGTCGATGACGGCCTGCAGGTCGTGTTCGATAAGCAGGACGGTGATGCCGTCGGCGTGGAGCGATTCGAGCAGTCCGTAGAAGGCGTCGACCGATTCGGTGTCCACGCCGACGGTCGGTTCGTCCAGCACGAGCAGGTCAGCCTCACCCGCGAGCGCCCGGGCGATGAACGCACGCTGGCGCTGCCCGCCTGAGAGCTGGGTGATTCGCCGGTCGGCAAAGGCCGACATCCCGACTGTATCGATGGCCCTGTCGACGATACGCCAGTCGGCCGCGGAGAGACGACCGAACCCGACGTGTGGGAACCGGCCCATCTTCACCACTTCGCGGACCGTGATTGGCATCTCCCGGCTCGCCCCGGCGCGCTGTGCGACGTAGCCGACTTTGGCTCCGTCGTCAAACGCCGTCGCGTCGACGCCGAACAGCTTTGCAGTCCCGCTATCAGGCTCCAGTAGGCCGAGCAGCAACTGCATGAGCGTCGACTTGCCGGACCCGTTGGGGCCGACAACGGCGACGTACTCTCCGGCGTCGATGCTGACAGTGATGTCTTCAACGACAGGCGTGGACGTGTACCCGAACGACACGTCTGTGAGTTCGACGACTGCTGGCCTGCTCTCGTTTGATTCGGTCGTTGCTTCGTCGGTATCGTTTC
This genomic window contains:
- a CDS encoding metal ABC transporter ATP-binding protein, coding for MRSHHRNDTDEATTESNESRPAVVELTDVSFGYTSTPVVEDITVSIDAGEYVAVVGPNGSGKSTLMQLLLGLLEPDSGTAKLFGVDATAFDDGAKVGYVAQRAGASREMPITVREVVKMGRFPHVGFGRLSAADWRIVDRAIDTVGMSAFADRRITQLSGGQRQRAFIARALAGEADLLVLDEPTVGVDTESVDAFYGLLESLHADGITVLLIEHDLQAVIDHAERVICLNREVYFDGPSAEFTDSAALARAFGTGAQSLTGGNR